A part of Anolis sagrei isolate rAnoSag1 chromosome 3, rAnoSag1.mat, whole genome shotgun sequence genomic DNA contains:
- the MID1IP1 gene encoding mid1-interacting protein 1 yields the protein MMQIYDSYSQKHSLFNAMNRFIGAVNNMDQTVMVPSLLRDVPLLLEELDSGGGGVEEAEAQLNGTHGGPNGGGGVVGAYCSCRDMYSHYLLLKSIRNDIEWGVVQGGAGEEAPARKKDKGGSLDIGRGAPEGHEDDEEEDEEEVEEDLEKQFHYHLSGLHTVLGKLTRKANVLTNRYKQEIGGNSWGH from the coding sequence ATGATGCAGATCTACGACTCGTACAGCCAGAAGCACTCGCTCTTCAACGCCATGAACCGCTTcatcggggcggtgaacaacatgGACCAGACGGTGATGGTGCCCAGCCTGCTCCGCGACGTGCCCCTCCTCCTGGAGGAGCTGGACTCGGGCGGCGGCGGCGTGGAGGAGGCCGAGGCCCAGCTGAACGGCACCCACGGAGGGCCCAATGGCGGGGGCGGCGTGGTGGGCGCCTACTGCTCCTGCCGGGACATGTACAGCCATTACCTGCTGCTCAAGTCCATCCGCAACGACATCGAGTGGGGCGTGGTGCAAGGGGGCGCCGGCGAGGAGGCCCCCGCCCGGAAGAAGGACAAGGGGGGCTCCCTGGACATTGGCCGAGGCGCCCCCGAGGGCCACGAAGACGACGAggaagaagacgaggaggaggtggaggaggaccTGGAGAAGCAGTTCCACTACCACCTCAGCGGACTCCACACGGTGCTGGGCAAGCTCACCCGCAAGGCCAACGTGCTCACCAACCGATACAAGCAGGAGATCGGGGGCAACAGCTGGGGCCACTGA